In one Lolium rigidum isolate FL_2022 chromosome 3, APGP_CSIRO_Lrig_0.1, whole genome shotgun sequence genomic region, the following are encoded:
- the LOC124697683 gene encoding GDSL esterase/lipase At5g03610-like, with translation MKPSAIISLACVLLFLLNVPRVESSRPQGLGAGHHAPGQGHHPGHDGGHQNDQPDPDYNGYSFYVFGDSFADNGNLLKKYPNSELTRQWYPPYQASGRFSNLLVQSDFIAMLLGQPASPPAHRQTRGVGPVGMNFAAGGSGVYDVPGTPTLARQVHTFNKLVKDGDIKQEHLDGQSLALIAVDGNDYARVRANASSLADIESFVETVVEEIEANVVRLQNIGVKKVLVNNLFPLGCAPSLTRRTGYSGCDEEANQDAALHNHLLFNQLTFSRINGMDGVLLLDLDAAFSRIVGPSPDADMVNLFPNRLVPCCDSWLYTAYCGQVDPDTDGPLYRVCDNPDSHFFWDEMNPTQVGWEAVMGQLEGPIREFLGLIT, from the exons ATGAAGCCCTCGGCGATCATCTCCCTCGCCTGCGTCCTCCTCTTTCTTCTCAATG TACCTCGCGTTGAGTCGTCCCGGCCGCAGGGACTCGGAGCAGGGCACCACGCGCCCGGACAGGGGCACCACCCCGGCCACGATGGCGGGCACCAAAACGATCAACCTGATCCTGATTACAATGGGTACAGCTTCTATGTCTTTGGTGACTCCTTCGCCGACAACGGCAACCTCCTCAAGAAGTACCCTAACTCGGAGCTCACCCGCCAGTGGTATCCTCCCTACCAGGCTTCCGGCCGCTTCTCCAACCTCCTTGTTCAATCCGACTTCATCG CCATGCTGTTAGGGCAGCCCGCGTCCCCTCCGGCACACAGGCAAACTCGCGGAGTCGGCCCGGTCGGCATGAACTTCGCCGCCGGCGGCTCCGGCGTGTACGACGTGCCAGGCACCCCGACCCTCGCCAGGCAGGTCCACACCTTCAACAAGCTCGTCAAGGACGGGGACATCAAGCAAGAGCATCTCGACGGCCAATCCCTCGCGCTCATCGCCGTCGACGGCAACGACTACGCTCGTGTCCGCGCCAACGCCAGCAGCCTCGCCGAC ATCGAGTCTTTTGTCGAGACGGTGGTAGAGGAGATCGAGGCAAATGTGGTGCGGCTGCAGAACATCGGCGTCAAGAAGGTGCTCGTCAACAACCTCTTCCCGCTCGGGTGCGCGCCATCGCTGACCAGGCGCACCGGCTACTCTGGCTGCGACGAGGAGGCCAACCAGGACGCCGCCCTCCACAACCACCTCCTCTTCAACCAGCTCACCTTCTCCAGGATCAACGGCATGGACGGCGTGCTCCTGCTGGACCTTGACGCCGCCTTCTCCAGGATCGTCGGCCCCAGTCCCGACGCCGATATGGTGAATCTCTTCCCCAACAGGCTGGTGCCGTGCTGTGACAGCTGGCTCTACACGGCCTACTGCGGGCAGGTGGATCCGGACACGGACGGGCCGCTCTACAGGGTGTGCGACAACCCCGACAGCCACTTCTTCTGGGACGAAATGAATCCCACGCAGGTCGGGTGGGAGGCCGTCATGGGGCAGCTCGAAGGACCCATCAGGGAATTCCTAGGGCTCATCACGTAG
- the LOC124697684 gene encoding GDSL esterase/lipase At5g03610-like: MMKPSAIISLACVLLFILNVPRGESSRPQGLGAGHHSPGQGHHGGHGGHGGHQNDQPADYNGYSFYVFGDSFADNGNLLKKYPNSELTRQWYPPYQASGRFSNLLVQSDFIALLLRQPVSPPPHRQTRGVGPAGMNFAAGDSGVFDVPGTPTLTRQVHTFNKLVNDGDIKKEHLDGQSVALVAIDGNDYARVGTHTSSFADVREHHASNVTEEIVANVARLRNLGVKKVLVNNLFPLGCAPSLSRPNNYAYCDEEGNQGAALHNRLLAEKLAGMDGVLVVDLSAAFSRIVGPSPDTDMVNLFPNKLAPCCESMDPKGYCGQVDPDTDAALYKVCQDPDSYFFWDEMNPTQVGWEAVMEPLDRPIREFLGLVT, encoded by the exons ATGATGAAGCCCTCGGCGATCATCTCCCTCGCCTGCGTCCTCCTGTTCATTCTCAATG TACCTCGCGGGGAATCGTCCCGGCCGCAGGGGCTCGGCGCAGGACACCACTCGCCCGGACAGGGCCACCACGGCGGGCACGGCGGGCATGGCGGGCACCAAAACGATCAACCTGCAGACTACAATGGATACAGCTTCTACGTCTTTGGTGACTCCTTCGCCGACAACGGCAACCTCCTCAAGAAGTACCCAAACTCGGAGCTCACCCGCCAGTGGTATCCTCCCTACCAGGCCTCCGGCCGTTTCTCCAACCTCCTCGTTCAGTCCGACTTCATCG CCTTGCTGCTACGGCAGCCCGTGTCCCCTCCGCCGCACAGGCAAACTCGCGGAGTCGGCCCGGCCGGCATGAACTTCGCCGCCGGCGACTCCGGCGTGTTCGACGTGCCAGGCACCCCTACCCTCACCAGACAGGTCCACACCTTCAACAAGCTCGTCAACGACGGGGACATCAAGAAGGAGCACCTCGACGGCCAATCCGTCGCGCTCGTCGCCATCGACGGCAACGACTACGCCCGCGTCGGCACCCACACCAGCAGCTTCGCCGACGTACGTGAACACCATGCATCCAAC GTGACAGAGGAGATCGTGGCGAATGTGGCGCGGCTGCGGAACCTCGGTGTCAAGAAGGTGCTCGTCAACAACCTCTTCCCGCTCGGGTGCGCGCCGTCGCTCTCCAGGCCCAACAACTACGCTTACTGCGACGAGGAGGGCAACCAGGGCGCCGCGCTCCACAACCGCCTCCTCGCCGAAAAGCTCGCCGGCATGGATGGCGTTCTAGTGGTGGACCTCAGCGCCGCCTTCTCCAGGATCGTCGGGCCCAGCCCCGACACCGACATGGTGAACCTCTTCCCCAACAAGCTGGCGCCGTGCTGCGAGAGCATGGACCCCAAGGGGTACTGCGGGCAGGTGGACCCGGACACCGACGCGGCGCTCTACAAGGTGTGCCAGGACCCCGACAGCTACTTCTTCTGGGACGAGATGAACCCCACGCAGGTCGGCTGGGAGGCCGTCATGGAGCCGCTCGACAGACCCATCAGAGAATTCCTAGGGCTCGTCACCTAG
- the LOC124697685 gene encoding GDSL esterase/lipase At3g09930-like — translation MKLPSTAFLAFALLLLLNLNVCRVESARPQGLGTGHHAPGEGHHPPGEGHHHDHDHDGDGGHNGGHKHDHKHHHHDEEYDGYSFYVFGDSFADNGNLPSKNDQWPELTRQWHEPYSANGRFSNNQMVQSDFIANMLGQSESPPAHMVTSHVGQTGMNFAAGGAGVFEVQQGVTTLGEQVHAFHKLVKAKKIKKEHLEGNSVALVAISGNDYARVGVRTSGFFDITAFVDKVTTEIQTVVARLQEIGVDKVIVNNLFPVGCAPSQTRPNNHTTCEEQGNQGASLHNKYLGDKLADKEGVLVLDISAAFTEIIGHHGDGRGELAHKFGHKLTPCCESVDPKGYCGQRAYDEYNEIYSTYSVCDEPNGYFFWDDMNPTQAGWAAVMGQLESPIKEFLDLD, via the exons ATGAAGCTCCCATCGACGGCTTTCCTCGCCTTcgccctcctgctcctcctcaatCTCAATG TTTGTCGCGTGGAGTCGGCTCGGCCGCAGGGGCTCGGGACAGGGCACCACGCGCCAGGAGAGGGTCACCACCCGCCCGGAGAGGGGCatcaccacgaccacgaccacgacgggGACGGTGGACACAACGGCGGGCACAAGCATGACCATAAGCACCATCACCATGACGAGGAGTACGACGGGTacagcttctacgtcttcggcgACTCCTTCGCCGACAATGGCAACCTGCCTAGCAAGAATGACCAATGGCCCGAGCTGACGCGCCAGTGGCATGAGCCCTACAGCGCCAACGGCCGCTTCTCCAACAACCAGATGGTTCAATCCGACTTCATCG CCAACATGCTGGGGCAGTCTGAATCCCCTCCGGCGCACATGGTCACAAGCCACGTCGGCCAGACCGGCATGAACTTCGCCGCCGGTGGCGCTGGCGTTTTTGAGGTGCAACAAGGAGTGACAACCCTCGGCGAGCAGGTCCACGCCTTCCACAAGCTCGTCAAGGctaaaaagatcaagaaagagcatctCGAAGGCAACTCTGTCGCTCTCGTCGCCATCTCCGGCAACGACTACGCCCGCGTCGGTGTTAGAACCAGCGGCTTCTTTGAT ATCACCGCCTTCGTAGACAAGGTCACTACGGAGATCCAGACGGTCGTTGCGCGGCTGCAGGAAATCGGTGTGGATAAAGTCATCGTCAACAACCTCTTCCCTGTCGGCTGTGCGCCATCGCAGACAAGACCGAACAACCACACCACTTGCGAGGAGCAGGGCAACCAAGGTGCCTCCCTCCACAACAAATACCTCGGCGACAAGCTGGCCGACAAGGAGGGCGTGCTCGTCCTCGACATCAGCGCCGCCTTCACTGAGATCATCGGGCACCATGGCGATGGCCGCGGCGAGCTGGCACACAAATTTGGGCACAAGCTGACGCCGTGTTGCGAGAGCGTGGACCCCAAGGGTTACTGCGGGCAGCGTGCATATGATGAGTACAACGAGATCTATAGTACATACAGCGTGTGCGACGAGCCCAACGGGTACTTCTTCTGGGACGACATGAACCCGACCCAGGCCGGGTGGGCTGCCGTCATGGGCCAGCTAGAGAGCCCCATCAAGGAGTTCCTAGATCTCGATTAG